A section of the Clostridium sp. TW13 genome encodes:
- a CDS encoding DUF3237 domain-containing protein, with protein sequence MMNFDNVQFEEVFSITIDVDAPIVIGQDEIVGRRQLIPIRSGKVTGNGFNGEVLPGGIDSQIIRPDGKCELSARYAIKLDDGATIYIENNGIRTVPPEYVNAVKNGEFIDPNVYYFRTVPTFEVYSSKYKWLTEYTFFCSAKRLPENVLLQFYKLL encoded by the coding sequence ATGATGAACTTTGACAATGTACAATTCGAAGAAGTATTTAGTATTACAATTGATGTAGATGCACCTATAGTGATTGGTCAAGACGAAATAGTTGGTAGACGTCAATTAATTCCTATACGTTCTGGTAAAGTAACTGGTAATGGATTTAATGGTGAAGTCCTACCTGGTGGTATTGATAGCCAAATTATTCGACCTGATGGGAAATGTGAGCTTTCGGCTCGATATGCAATAAAACTTGATGATGGTGCAACCATATACATAGAAAACAATGGAATAAGAACTGTTCCACCTGAGTATGTTAATGCTGTTAAAAATGGTGAATTTATAGATCCAAATGTATACTATTTCCGTACTGTTCCTACATTTGAAGTCTATAGTTCAAAATATAAATGGCTGACTGAGTATACATTTTTCTGCTCTGCAAAAAGGTTACCTGAAAATGTTCTTTTGCAATTTTACAAACTCTTATAG
- a CDS encoding cation diffusion facilitator family transporter, with product MNAKVKVARLSLLSNSTLIVMKLIVGLLTGSVSIISEAIHSTMDLLAAIIAFFSVKISDKPADSMHPYGHGKIENISGVIESLLIFAASIWIIVESVKKILNPSEIGSIGFGFIVMFISSAINYIVSRKLYKVAKQEDSIALEADALHLKADVYTSLGVGTGLLLIWVTKLNFLDPVVAIGVAIFILKEAYELLKTAFEPLLDVKLSDEDIKVIEDKIIKYSDVYCNYHNLKTRKSGHMRYIDLHLVFPDETTIKQAHDICDSIEKDIEQSLKHTDIMIHMEASEEASNCENCKVKCKNKFAH from the coding sequence ATGAATGCTAAAGTTAAAGTTGCTAGATTATCTTTACTTTCAAATTCAACATTAATTGTAATGAAATTAATAGTCGGTTTACTCACAGGTTCTGTAAGTATTATTTCAGAGGCTATTCACTCGACAATGGATTTATTGGCTGCCATCATTGCTTTTTTCTCAGTAAAAATTTCTGACAAACCTGCAGATAGCATGCATCCTTATGGACATGGAAAGATTGAAAATATTTCTGGTGTAATTGAATCCTTATTAATATTCGCAGCTTCTATTTGGATAATTGTTGAATCTGTTAAGAAAATACTTAATCCATCTGAAATTGGTTCAATCGGATTCGGCTTTATTGTTATGTTTATTTCATCAGCCATAAACTATATTGTATCAAGAAAGCTATACAAAGTAGCCAAACAAGAAGATTCTATAGCCTTAGAAGCAGATGCTCTCCACTTAAAAGCTGATGTTTACACTTCTTTAGGTGTAGGCACAGGATTATTGCTAATATGGGTTACTAAATTAAACTTTTTAGACCCTGTAGTTGCTATTGGCGTGGCCATTTTTATTCTAAAAGAAGCTTATGAATTGTTAAAGACTGCCTTCGAACCACTTCTAGATGTAAAGTTGTCTGACGAAGACATTAAAGTAATAGAAGATAAAATCATAAAATATTCCGATGTATACTGTAACTATCATAATCTTAAAACAAGAAAATCAGGACACATGAGATATATTGATCTTCATTTAGTTTTTCCTGATGAAACCACAATTAAGCAGGCTCATGATATATGTGATTCCATTGAGAAAGATATAGAACAAAGTTTAAAGCACACTGATATCATGATTCACATGGAAGCTTCTGAAGAAGCAAGTAACTGCGAAAACTGTAAAGTTAAATGTAAAAATAAATTTGCACACTAA
- a CDS encoding helix-turn-helix transcriptional regulator: MFPDFIKHYDLIRSILRDIFLYGCFSRSDLESKNHGSSRKVSYEMRRIRQYIAKDFVKVDKDGKNKLLNLSYDSISNTKNFLIDTYLSKSFTQTDVILYYYILLILNYFDEPMTFSEIENELVNRGLINYDNISSKTIERKLSEMANSMEIVSFQKIGRVKEYYISEDILKELDAEELEKLYYVVHLFKNIVFPNISGYYFYDTLKDYMEFERHIKVADNDCFQYKNLHFHPVIDEELLLRIMNAIEGRYEIILKAKSKTIRVKHHNDEIIKPFKLRYDIECGRFYLIGFNNSGRCISIRIDRRDEVEILKTKFNYEEYEDKYRFSMKNSFSSVPHNNNDPYEIVKFKVNINSQQEYYIVEKIKGELLECIIQKISDTEYLITKEVNSPIEMIPWIRKYAGYLKVIAPSWLSKRIKNDWEDMLRSYGVIS, translated from the coding sequence ATGTTCCCAGATTTTATTAAACACTATGATTTAATTCGTTCAATTTTAAGAGATATTTTTTTATATGGATGCTTTTCAAGAAGCGATTTGGAAAGTAAAAATCATGGGAGTTCCAGAAAAGTTAGCTATGAAATGAGAAGAATTAGGCAGTATATAGCAAAAGATTTTGTAAAGGTAGATAAGGATGGAAAAAATAAACTTTTGAATTTAAGTTATGATTCTATTTCCAATACTAAAAATTTTTTGATTGATACATACCTAAGCAAAAGCTTTACTCAAACAGATGTTATCCTATATTACTATATTTTATTAATTTTAAATTATTTTGATGAACCAATGACTTTTTCTGAAATTGAAAATGAGCTGGTAAATAGAGGACTTATAAATTATGATAACATAAGCAGTAAAACTATAGAAAGAAAACTTAGTGAAATGGCTAATTCTATGGAAATAGTGTCATTTCAAAAAATAGGAAGAGTAAAGGAATATTATATTTCTGAAGATATATTAAAGGAATTAGATGCTGAGGAGTTAGAAAAACTTTATTATGTAGTGCATCTATTTAAGAATATTGTTTTTCCTAATATAAGTGGTTATTACTTTTATGATACATTAAAAGATTATATGGAATTTGAGAGGCATATTAAGGTTGCTGATAATGACTGTTTTCAATATAAAAATTTACACTTTCACCCTGTTATAGATGAAGAATTACTATTAAGAATTATGAATGCAATTGAGGGTAGATATGAAATAATTCTTAAAGCTAAGTCTAAAACAATTAGAGTTAAGCATCATAATGATGAAATTATTAAGCCATTTAAACTTAGATATGATATTGAATGTGGTAGGTTTTATCTGATTGGATTTAATAACAGTGGTAGATGTATAAGTATTAGAATTGATAGAAGAGATGAGGTAGAGATTTTAAAGACAAAGTTCAATTATGAGGAGTATGAAGACAAATATAGATTTTCTATGAAGAATAGTTTTTCAAGTGTGCCACATAACAACAATGATCCTTATGAAATAGTGAAGTTTAAAGTTAATATAAATTCTCAGCAGGAGTATTATATTGTTGAAAAAATTAAAGGAGAATTGTTAGAATGCATAATTCAAAAAATAAGTGATACGGAGTATCTGATAACCAAAGAAGTAAATTCTCCTATAGAAATGATTCCGTGGATTCGTAAATATGCTGGATATTTAAAGGTTATTGCTCCTAGTTGGTTGAGTAAGAGAATAAAAAATGATTGGGAGGATATGTTGAGGAGTTATGGAGTTATTTCATGA
- a CDS encoding DUF47 domain-containing protein codes for MFNLKPKEDKFFIMFLEAAKNVDEAALTLRKSLDSLSTKEAEVSKIEELEHKGDKFVGKIVKELNEAFITPIDREDIYMLIKEMDDILDLINSTAHRFVMFNVNESTETAKLLGDMIVECTSNILGIMEELPSLGSKSNHLSERIISINRIENEADALFRQTVGELFRNETNPIEVIKWKEIYQILENTIDKCERIANMVEGVVIKNA; via the coding sequence ATGTTTAACTTAAAGCCAAAAGAGGATAAATTTTTTATTATGTTCTTGGAAGCAGCAAAAAATGTTGATGAGGCTGCATTGACTTTAAGAAAAAGTCTGGATTCTTTATCAACTAAAGAAGCAGAGGTTAGTAAAATTGAAGAATTGGAGCATAAAGGAGATAAATTTGTAGGCAAAATAGTAAAAGAATTAAATGAAGCCTTTATAACACCAATTGACAGAGAAGATATTTATATGTTGATAAAAGAAATGGACGATATATTAGATTTGATAAATTCAACAGCACATAGATTTGTTATGTTTAACGTTAACGAAAGCACTGAAACTGCAAAACTTTTAGGTGATATGATTGTAGAATGCACAAGCAATATATTAGGCATAATGGAGGAACTTCCTTCACTTGGCAGCAAGTCAAATCATTTATCAGAAAGAATTATAAGTATAAATAGAATTGAAAATGAAGCTGATGCTTTATTTAGACAGACAGTAGGAGAGTTGTTTAGAAATGAGACAAACCCTATAGAAGTTATTAAGTGGAAAGAGATATATCAAATTTTGGAGAATACTATAGATAAATGTGAAAGAATTGCTAATATGGTAGAGGGAGTTGTTATTAAGAATGCATAA
- a CDS encoding inorganic phosphate transporter codes for MHSALAITIFIVILVLIFDFINGFHDTATAVATSITTRALSPTAAIIICAIFNFIGAFTGTAVAKTVGEDIVSHSSIPQWVIFGVLISAIIWNLITWYFGIPSSSSHALIGSLVGGAIAYTCTLKVVNWYNLFHSVVLWLFLSPLIGFTVGYIIMKILNWILKPFKVRIVNKIFLKLQVVAGAAMALNHGGNDAQKSMGLITMALMSGGFISAATFKVPTWVIIACATSMALGTSIGGKKIIKTMGSGMAKLTPVNGFAAQTGASVVILMASAFHAPVSTTHIISTTVMGVGASKRLKSVKWGVAKNIVWAWVLTIPITAGLSAIIITVAKLFV; via the coding sequence ATGCATAGTGCTTTAGCTATAACTATTTTTATAGTAATTTTGGTATTGATATTTGACTTTATTAATGGATTTCACGATACAGCGACTGCTGTTGCAACGTCTATTACTACAAGAGCACTTTCACCAACAGCAGCTATTATAATATGCGCTATATTTAATTTTATTGGAGCATTTACAGGTACTGCTGTGGCCAAAACAGTAGGTGAGGATATTGTTAGTCATTCATCAATACCTCAATGGGTTATATTTGGAGTATTAATTTCAGCTATAATCTGGAACTTGATTACTTGGTATTTTGGAATTCCAAGTAGTTCTTCACATGCATTAATTGGATCTTTAGTTGGAGGAGCTATTGCTTACACTTGTACTTTAAAAGTGGTAAACTGGTACAACTTATTTCATAGTGTAGTACTTTGGCTATTCCTTTCGCCTTTAATAGGATTTACAGTAGGATATATTATAATGAAGATATTGAACTGGATATTAAAGCCTTTCAAAGTTAGAATTGTAAATAAGATATTCTTAAAACTTCAGGTAGTAGCAGGCGCTGCAATGGCTCTAAACCATGGTGGTAATGATGCACAGAAGTCTATGGGATTAATTACAATGGCATTAATGAGTGGTGGATTTATAAGTGCGGCTACCTTTAAAGTTCCTACATGGGTAATAATAGCTTGCGCAACCTCTATGGCACTTGGAACTTCTATAGGTGGAAAGAAAATAATTAAAACTATGGGAAGCGGAATGGCTAAGTTGACTCCAGTAAATGGTTTTGCAGCACAAACTGGTGCGTCAGTTGTTATTTTAATGGCAAGTGCATTCCATGCTCCAGTTAGTACAACTCATATAATTTCAACAACTGTAATGGGAGTTGGAGCTTCAAAAAGATTGAAGTCAGTAAAATGGGGAGTGGCTAAAAATATTGTCTGGGCGTGGGTATTGACTATTCCAATAACTGCAGGATTATCAGCTATTATAATCACTGTGGCCAAGCTATTTGTATAA
- a CDS encoding DUF47 domain-containing protein, producing the protein MFNLKPKEDKFYTMFLDAAQNVNEAAVTLRKSLDSLSNKQEDVAKIEELEHKGDRLVSVVTKELNEAFITPIDREDIYVLIKQMDDILDLINSTAHRFVMFNIDESTEEAKLLADMVVECAVNILELMSELHLLSSKSNHIKERIININKIENDADALFRKTVGELFRNETNPLEVIKWKEIYQILENTIDKCEKIANLIEGVVIKNA; encoded by the coding sequence ATGTTTAACTTAAAGCCAAAAGAAGATAAATTCTATACTATGTTCTTAGACGCAGCACAAAATGTAAATGAAGCAGCTGTAACACTTAGAAAAAGTTTAGATTCTTTATCTAACAAACAAGAAGATGTTGCTAAAATTGAAGAGTTAGAACATAAAGGAGACAGGTTAGTTAGTGTTGTTACTAAGGAACTAAATGAAGCATTTATAACACCAATAGACAGAGAAGATATATATGTATTAATTAAGCAAATGGATGACATATTAGATTTAATAAATTCCACAGCCCACAGATTTGTAATGTTTAATATTGATGAAAGTACAGAAGAAGCTAAACTTTTAGCAGATATGGTAGTAGAATGTGCAGTAAACATTCTAGAACTAATGAGTGAACTTCATCTATTGAGCAGTAAGTCAAATCACATAAAAGAAAGAATAATTAACATAAACAAAATAGAAAATGATGCAGATGCTCTATTTAGAAAAACCGTTGGAGAATTATTTAGAAATGAGACAAACCCATTAGAGGTTATTAAATGGAAAGAAATATATCAAATTTTAGAAAATACTATTGACAAATGTGAGAAGATTGCAAATCTTATAGAGGGAGTTGTCATAAAGAATGCATAG
- a CDS encoding inorganic phosphate transporter, producing the protein MHNTMTITILIVAFVLIFDFINGFHDTATAVATSISTRALSPRAAIIICSIFNFVGAFTGTAVAKTVGANIVKSSELPQWVILGVLLSAIIWNLITWYFGIPSSSSHALIGALIGGAMAYTWKIGVVNWNNLFKDVIMWIFLAPVIGFTAGYIIMFILNWILKPFNVRIVNKIFLKLQVVAGAAMALNHGGNDAQKSMGLITMALLSGGYISTFEVPKWVVVCCALAMAIGTSVGGKKIIKTMGSGMTKLTPVNGFAAQSGAAGVILLASSFHAPVSTTHVISTTVMGVGASKRLKSVKWGVAKNIVWAWILTIPITAIISALTIFIIKLFV; encoded by the coding sequence ATGCATAACACTATGACTATAACTATTTTAATAGTAGCCTTTGTGTTGATATTTGATTTTATAAATGGATTTCATGATACAGCTACTGCGGTAGCAACATCTATTTCTACAAGGGCATTAAGTCCGAGAGCGGCAATTATAATTTGTTCAATTTTTAATTTTGTGGGAGCATTTACTGGTACAGCCGTTGCAAAAACTGTTGGTGCTAATATAGTAAAAAGTTCAGAGCTTCCTCAATGGGTTATTTTAGGCGTACTGTTATCGGCAATTATATGGAATTTAATTACTTGGTATTTTGGAATTCCAAGTAGTTCTTCCCATGCTTTAATAGGTGCATTAATTGGTGGAGCAATGGCTTATACTTGGAAAATTGGAGTGGTAAACTGGAATAATCTTTTTAAGGATGTAATAATGTGGATTTTCTTGGCTCCAGTTATAGGTTTTACTGCTGGATATATTATAATGTTCATATTAAATTGGATATTAAAACCATTTAATGTGCGTATAGTAAATAAAATATTTTTAAAATTGCAAGTAGTAGCAGGAGCTGCAATGGCTTTGAACCATGGAGGTAATGATGCTCAAAAATCAATGGGTCTAATTACAATGGCTTTATTAAGCGGTGGTTATATAAGTACATTTGAAGTGCCAAAATGGGTTGTAGTATGTTGTGCATTGGCAATGGCTATTGGAACTTCTGTTGGTGGAAAGAAAATCATTAAAACTATGGGTAGTGGTATGACAAAGTTGACACCAGTAAATGGTTTTGCAGCTCAATCAGGGGCAGCTGGAGTAATATTGCTTGCAAGTTCATTCCATGCTCCAGTTAGTACAACACACGTAATTTCAACTACTGTAATGGGAGTTGGTGCTTCTAAGAGATTAAAATCAGTAAAGTGGGGCGTAGCTAAGAACATAGTATGGGCTTGGATTTTAACTATTCCTATAACTGCTATAATTTCAGCATTAACTATATTCATAATTAAATTATTTGTATAA
- a CDS encoding WYL domain-containing protein: MELFHEYKNKYFHFIFRILNLANTGISEEEIIKLVDKEEYEEKAIGKDFRTFEGMLTNEYNPESNLNLLKRIDNKFYAVINEEDKLPLKVRFSKVEKEWLNGLIKEPIVQVLLGREIVSKLEKALININEGNNNIIEFTNKIKRNFGYDYDNVANVFFTILQGIIKETPIRYTNVDKYGNEYIDKLALPIRIEYSIKDDVLRASLYSIEDNRSVLVNLHTLREVKIDEDTKLEINREQILKKLRESKYCDTPITLELQDTRGVVERCFMSFSSFERTSRELDKGKYEMDIYYYTFDESEVINKILSLGPYVKVKSPERVKNILIDRIKKAYE; encoded by the coding sequence ATGGAGTTATTTCATGAGTACAAAAATAAATATTTTCATTTTATATTTAGAATCTTGAATTTAGCCAATACTGGCATTAGTGAAGAGGAAATTATTAAACTTGTAGATAAAGAAGAATATGAAGAAAAAGCAATAGGTAAAGACTTTAGAACTTTTGAAGGAATGTTAACAAATGAATACAATCCTGAGAGCAACTTAAATCTATTAAAAAGGATCGATAATAAGTTCTATGCTGTAATAAATGAAGAAGATAAATTACCCCTTAAAGTTAGATTTTCAAAGGTTGAAAAAGAATGGCTTAATGGATTAATTAAGGAGCCTATAGTACAAGTTCTCCTCGGCAGAGAGATTGTAAGTAAATTAGAAAAGGCATTAATAAATATAAATGAAGGAAATAATAATATAATAGAATTTACTAATAAAATAAAAAGAAACTTCGGGTACGACTATGACAATGTAGCTAATGTCTTTTTTACTATTTTACAAGGAATAATAAAAGAAACACCAATTAGATATACGAATGTTGATAAGTATGGCAATGAATATATAGATAAATTGGCACTTCCAATAAGGATTGAGTATTCCATAAAGGATGACGTTCTTAGGGCATCATTATATTCAATAGAAGATAATAGAAGTGTGTTGGTAAACTTACATACATTACGAGAGGTTAAAATAGATGAAGATACAAAATTAGAGATAAATAGAGAGCAGATATTGAAAAAATTACGGGAAAGCAAATATTGTGATACTCCAATCACGTTGGAACTTCAAGATACAAGAGGTGTTGTTGAAAGATGCTTTATGAGCTTCTCATCCTTTGAAAGAACTTCTAGGGAGCTAGATAAAGGTAAGTATGAAATGGATATTTATTATTACACATTCGATGAAAGTGAAGTAATAAATAAGATATTGTCTCTTGGACCATATGTTAAGGTGAAATCACCAGAAAGAGTTAAAAATATTTTAATCGATAGAATTAAAAAAGCTTATGAATAG
- a CDS encoding [FeFe] hydrogenase, group A has protein sequence MSENKPTFIQSPFGCIFSVFSEEELKELKGERSIAICGKINNPGIYELKQGGTLKDLIEVSGGIIDDFDFKAAQIGIPFGGFLTKENLEDELDFDTFKDISSKTIIILSEEDCIVQYEKFYLEYLLGKIKDGIYGEYDAVKEEFTELLKVWDRISKGVTNMRDIYLMRRISQNITNKMKQEHDVVKEIIEKFYEEIEEHIEEKKCYTSQCNHLVKITITPRCIGCGSCARVCPVSCIVGEKKQLHKIDYDRCVHCGACISVCPVDAITAGDNSLKFLRDLATPNKLVITQMAPAVRVTIGEAFGFEPGENVERKLAAALRKLGVDYVFDTTWGADLTIAEEAAEFQDRLERYLAGEKNVRLPILTSCCPAWIKFIEQNYGDMLDVPSTAKSPMQMFATVAKEIWAKEKGFSREEVTSVAIMPCIAKKYEASRAEFSINLNYDVDYVITTRELIRILETSGIDLKNIEEEDIDPVLGEYTGAGIIFGRTGGVIEAAVRTAVEKITGKKLDNIEFEQLRGWDGFRIAEVEAGDLKLRIGVTHGLREAAKMLDKIRSGEEFFHAIEIMACECGCVGGGGQPKIKRNKKEVLINRAEGLNSIDRSKEIRKSDENPYIQAIYEKYLEHPLSHKAHELLHTSYFPRVKVRKDKNKSDVVEYKE, from the coding sequence ATGTCTGAGAATAAACCAACATTTATACAAAGTCCTTTTGGATGTATTTTTTCTGTTTTTAGTGAAGAAGAATTAAAAGAGCTTAAAGGGGAAAGGTCAATAGCTATATGTGGAAAGATTAATAATCCAGGAATATATGAATTAAAACAAGGGGGGACTCTTAAGGATCTTATTGAAGTTTCTGGTGGAATTATTGATGATTTTGATTTTAAAGCTGCTCAGATAGGAATTCCATTTGGTGGTTTTTTAACAAAAGAAAATTTAGAGGATGAATTAGATTTTGACACATTCAAAGATATTTCAAGTAAAACAATAATTATTTTATCTGAAGAAGATTGCATTGTTCAGTATGAAAAATTTTATTTAGAGTACTTATTAGGCAAAATAAAAGATGGAATTTATGGAGAGTATGATGCAGTAAAAGAAGAGTTCACAGAATTGCTTAAGGTCTGGGATAGGATAAGTAAGGGTGTAACTAATATGCGTGATATCTATCTTATGAGAAGAATTTCTCAAAATATCACAAATAAAATGAAGCAAGAGCATGACGTAGTAAAAGAAATTATAGAAAAATTTTATGAGGAAATAGAGGAGCATATTGAAGAAAAAAAATGCTATACCTCTCAATGCAACCATCTTGTTAAAATAACAATTACGCCAAGATGTATAGGATGTGGGAGCTGTGCAAGGGTTTGTCCTGTTAGCTGTATAGTGGGAGAAAAGAAACAGCTACATAAAATTGATTATGATAGATGTGTTCATTGTGGAGCTTGTATATCAGTTTGCCCTGTGGATGCCATTACTGCTGGTGATAATAGTCTTAAATTTTTAAGAGATTTAGCAACACCAAACAAGCTGGTAATCACTCAGATGGCTCCAGCTGTAAGGGTTACAATTGGAGAAGCTTTTGGATTTGAACCAGGAGAGAATGTTGAAAGAAAACTAGCAGCAGCTCTTAGAAAATTAGGAGTAGATTATGTATTTGATACCACTTGGGGAGCTGATTTAACAATAGCTGAGGAAGCCGCTGAATTTCAAGATAGGCTTGAAAGGTATTTGGCTGGAGAGAAAAATGTACGTCTTCCTATTTTAACTTCTTGTTGTCCTGCTTGGATTAAATTCATAGAACAAAATTATGGAGATATGCTTGATGTTCCTTCTACTGCAAAATCACCAATGCAGATGTTTGCAACTGTAGCAAAAGAGATATGGGCAAAAGAAAAAGGTTTTTCAAGAGAAGAAGTTACTTCAGTAGCAATTATGCCTTGTATAGCTAAAAAGTATGAGGCATCAAGGGCTGAATTCTCAATAAATTTAAATTATGATGTTGATTATGTAATTACTACTAGAGAGTTAATTAGGATATTAGAAACTTCAGGAATAGATTTGAAAAATATTGAGGAAGAAGATATAGATCCGGTTTTAGGAGAGTATACTGGAGCTGGAATAATCTTTGGAAGAACAGGAGGAGTAATTGAAGCTGCAGTTAGAACTGCTGTTGAAAAGATAACAGGAAAGAAGCTTGATAATATTGAATTTGAACAGTTAAGAGGTTGGGATGGTTTTAGAATAGCTGAAGTAGAGGCTGGAGATCTAAAACTTAGGATAGGTGTAACACATGGTCTTAGAGAAGCAGCCAAAATGTTGGATAAGATAAGATCAGGCGAAGAGTTTTTCCATGCTATAGAAATTATGGCATGCGAATGTGGATGTGTAGGTGGAGGCGGACAGCCTAAGATAAAGAGAAATAAAAAGGAAGTATTAATTAATAGAGCAGAGGGATTGAATAGTATAGATAGGTCTAAGGAAATTAGAAAATCTGATGAAAACCCATATATCCAAGCAATTTATGAAAAATATTTAGAGCATCCATTAAGTCACAAGGCGCATGAATTGCTACATACTTCATATTTTCCTAGGGTTAAAGTACGAAAGGATAAAAATAAATCTGATGTAGTAGAATACAAAGAATAA